Proteins encoded in a region of the Zea mays cultivar B73 chromosome 2, Zm-B73-REFERENCE-NAM-5.0, whole genome shotgun sequence genome:
- the LOC100383524 gene encoding uncharacterized LOC100383524 has product MEKERKQGFFAALKEEVVRGLSPARTRGKSPAPRSASPARMLIPRRRKAPAAPPPPPPPPEKVLQQYLGEQLVARSGSLLRPGGEALAPLIEGPDAERLAAGDPDEEDSGHREGFGHWVRGHLTRAPSMAAAGGPDGSFRRSDLRLLLGVMGAPLAPIPSKPAEPLPLLSIKGTTIESSSAQYILHQYTAASGGYKLLQSVRNAYAMGKVRMVASEFETATRVVKNRGPSGRGAAAVEQGGFVLWQMARDMWYVELAVGGSKVHAGSNGRLVWRHTPWLGAHAAKGPVRPLRRVLQGLDPLTTAGLFAEARCVGEKKVNGEECFILKLAADPRTLKLRSEGPAEIIRHVLFGYFSQRTGLMVHIEDSHLTRIQPHAGGDAVYWETTTSSALEDYRAVEGVMVAHSGRSAVTLFRFGEAAMSHTKTRMEEAWSIEEVAFNVPGLSADCFIPPADIQSGPVGEACELPSSQSRAKAVAVHPSRVAAVDRATAAAACRGRKTTWRVEV; this is encoded by the exons ATGGAGAAGGAGAGGAAGCAGGGGTTCTTCGCCGCGCTCAAGGAGGAGGTCGTACGGGGGCTGTCGCCGGCAAGGACCAGAGGGAAGTCCCCGGCGCCGCGGAGCGCGTCGCCCGCGAGGATGCTGATCCCGCGCCGGCGGAAGGCGCCCGcggctccgccgccgccgccgccgccgccggagaaGGTGCTGCAGCAGTACCTGGGGGAGCAGCTCGTCGCGCGCTCCGGCAGCCTGTTGCGCCCCGGTGGGGAGGCTCTGGCGCCGCTCATCGAGGGGCCCGACGCCGAGCGCCTCGCCGCCGGCGACCCCGACGAGGAGGACTCCGGCCACCGCGAGGGGTTCGGGCACTGGGTCCGCGGCCACCTGACGCGCGCGCCATCCATGGCCGCCGCAGGTGGTCCCGACGGCTCGTTCCGGCGGTCCGACCTCCGCCTGCTCCTCGGCGTCATGGGCGCGCCGCTCGCGCCTATCCCGTCCAAGCCGGCCGAGCCGCTGCCCCTCCTCTCCATCAAGGGAACCACCATT GAGTCGTCGTCGGCGCAGTACATCCTGCACCAGTACACGGCGGCGTCCGGTGGCTACAAGCTGCTGCAGTCGGTGCGGAACGCGTACGCCATGGGCAAGGTGCGGATGGTGGCGTCCGAGTTCGAGACGGCGACGCGCGTCGTGAAGAACCGCGGGCCCAGCGGACGCGGCGCCGCCGCCGTGGAGCAGGGCGGCTTCGTGCTGTGGCAAATGGCCCGCGACATGTGGTACGTCGAGCTCGCCGTCGGCGGCAGCAAGGTCCACGCCGGCTCCAATGGCCGCCTCGTCTGGCGCCACACCCCCTGGCTCGGCGCCCACGCCGCCAAAGGGCCCGTCCGCCCCCTCCGCCGCGTCCTCCAG GGCCTGGATCCGCTGACCACGGCGGGGCTGTTCGCGGAGGCGCGGTGCGTGGGCGAGAAGAAGGTGAACGGCGAGGAGTGCTTCATCCTGAAGCTGGCCGCCGACCCGCGGACGCTGAAGCTGCGCAGCGAGGGCCCGGCGGAGATCATCCGGCACGTGCTGTTCGGCTACTTCAGCCAGCGCACGGGCCTGATGGTGCACATCGAGGACTCGCACCTGACCCGCATCCAGCCGCACGCCGGCGGGGACGCCGTGTACTGGGAGACCACCACCAGCTCCGCCCTGGAGGACTACCGCGCCGTGGAGGGCGTCATGGTCGCGCACTCGGGGCGCTCGGCGGTGACCCTGTTCCGGTTCGGCGAGGCCGCCATGAGCCACACCAAGACGCGGATGGAGGAGGCATGGAGCATCGAGGAGGTGGCGTTCAACGTCCCCGGCCTGTCCGCGGACTGCTTCATCCCGCCGGCCGACATCCAGTCCGGTCCAGTCGGCGAGGCCTGCGAGCTGCCGTCGTCCCAGTCGCGCGCCAAGGCCGTCGCCGTGCACCCTTCGCGCGTGGCCGCCGTGGATCGCGCCACTGCCGCCGCCGCCTGCCGTGGCCGGAAGACCACGTGGAGAGTGGAAGTGTGA